In the Chroococcidiopsis sp. SAG 2025 genome, one interval contains:
- a CDS encoding IS701 family transposase, protein MKDQVPAAMPQCFENWCRRFDDVFSRQKQRQEFRVYLGGLLGESQRKNLSQLVTNTVDGSYNSLRHFLNNAPWDEVKLNNRRLEVMHQCRQTTPSQGFTLIVDDSGHRKSGAATDGVGRQYIGEIGKTDNGIVLLTTYLYDGVRRLPLDVALYQHASLFEQGKADPNFQKKPDLALDLVDQCLKRGYRPGVTVIDAGYGNNTPFLKQLESRNLTYVAAIAKNRQVTAQTSGDESARKQGLEAIAQTLAVEQFTPVQLNLEQPRTVWVALLPVHVPKLEGTRWLAIQLNASSFEQATEVDYFLTNASDNQVSAAWVAQTYSARNWVEVFYREAKGWLGLSEYQVRDALSMKRHWVLVFIAYTFILWHQLTGGFRRRWATKPLQTFAEALEAFRTAVEFRLVRWLNEHVDVFASHRAKFGYIWA, encoded by the coding sequence GTGAAAGATCAAGTACCAGCAGCGATGCCGCAGTGCTTTGAGAACTGGTGTCGTCGGTTTGATGATGTATTTTCGCGTCAGAAGCAGCGGCAGGAATTTCGTGTTTATCTAGGGGGACTGCTGGGTGAGAGTCAGCGCAAAAACCTGAGCCAACTGGTCACAAATACAGTAGATGGCTCCTACAACAGCCTCAGACATTTTCTCAACAATGCCCCTTGGGATGAAGTCAAGCTAAATAATCGGCGGTTGGAGGTGATGCACCAGTGTCGCCAGACGACCCCGAGTCAAGGTTTCACATTGATTGTAGATGATTCGGGACATCGCAAAAGTGGTGCGGCTACTGATGGGGTAGGACGGCAGTACATTGGGGAGATTGGCAAGACTGACAATGGTATTGTGCTGCTGACTACCTACTTGTATGATGGAGTGCGACGTCTGCCGTTAGATGTTGCACTCTATCAACACGCAAGTTTATTCGAGCAAGGCAAGGCAGACCCCAACTTCCAGAAAAAACCTGACCTGGCTCTAGACTTGGTTGACCAATGCTTGAAGCGCGGTTATCGACCGGGTGTGACTGTAATTGATGCAGGCTACGGTAATAACACGCCTTTTCTCAAGCAGTTGGAGTCGAGAAACCTAACTTACGTGGCAGCAATCGCCAAAAACCGCCAAGTTACTGCTCAAACATCAGGTGATGAGTCTGCTCGTAAGCAGGGATTAGAAGCTATTGCTCAAACCTTGGCAGTGGAGCAGTTCACACCTGTGCAACTCAATCTGGAGCAGCCCCGGACAGTTTGGGTGGCGCTGTTACCAGTTCACGTTCCGAAGCTCGAAGGCACTCGCTGGCTGGCGATTCAACTCAATGCCTCTAGTTTCGAGCAAGCGACGGAGGTGGATTACTTTCTCACCAATGCCTCTGACAACCAAGTCAGTGCGGCTTGGGTAGCTCAAACATATTCTGCTCGCAACTGGGTGGAGGTCTTCTATCGAGAAGCCAAGGGCTGGTTGGGTTTGAGTGAGTATCAAGTTCGGGATGCTCTGAGTATGAAGCGTCATTGGGTTTTAGTGTTCATCGCTTACACCTTCATCCTTTGGCATCAGTTGACCGGCGGATTCCGCAGACGTTGGGCAACCAAACCCTTACAAACCTTTGCCGAAGCATTGGAGGCATTCCGCACCGCAGTCGAGTTTCGTTTGGTCCGCTGGCTTAATGAGCATGTTGATGTATTTGCCTCTCACAGAGCTAAGTTCGGCTATATTTGGGCTTAG
- a CDS encoding dihydrolipoyl dehydrogenase family protein, with translation MKTADLIVIGSGQGGIPLAADWAKAGRKVVLFERDALGGSCINYGCTPSKAFLAAAHAAGRARQAASLGIQAQVQVDFPAVMERVRSIRDRFNQGMHKRLDTAGVEVVCAEATFTEERTVTGGDVTVEAPVIVINTGTSALVPDIPGLAATPYLTNRKFFDLQALPPRLLVIGGGYIGMELGQGLARLGSQTDLIVRGDRLLDREESEVSVTLAEAFKRDGIGLHFHERVQQVRHTDGVFTLNLSNGETLEAEALLVATGRKPNTDALNAAAAGIELDSQGYVQIGDRFHTTNPNVYAIGDVAKQPAFTHVSWEDYRRLKAILCGEERTKSDRVLGYAVYTEPQVGRVGMTLAEAEQQGINARAVTLPMAQIARAIEWGQDLGFYRMVIDRDTDKILGATLVGYETAELVHVFLSLMEAGANWQLLEQSVHIHPTYGEALPSLARLLVGEDMPSCPNM, from the coding sequence ATGAAAACAGCAGACCTCATCGTTATCGGCAGCGGTCAAGGTGGCATTCCCCTAGCCGCAGATTGGGCAAAGGCAGGACGTAAGGTAGTTTTGTTCGAGCGCGATGCCTTGGGGGGAAGTTGCATTAATTACGGCTGCACTCCCTCGAAAGCTTTTCTCGCCGCTGCCCATGCCGCAGGTCGCGCCCGCCAAGCTGCCAGTTTGGGCATCCAGGCTCAGGTACAGGTAGATTTTCCAGCCGTGATGGAACGGGTACGGTCGATCCGCGATCGCTTCAATCAAGGGATGCACAAGCGTTTAGATACCGCAGGCGTTGAAGTTGTCTGTGCTGAAGCCACCTTTACGGAAGAACGCACGGTGACAGGTGGCGACGTGACTGTTGAGGCTCCAGTCATCGTCATCAATACGGGGACTTCGGCACTAGTACCTGACATTCCAGGTTTAGCCGCCACCCCCTATCTCACCAATCGCAAATTTTTTGACTTGCAGGCACTACCACCCCGTTTGCTGGTAATAGGAGGTGGATATATTGGGATGGAGTTGGGGCAAGGACTAGCGCGTTTGGGCAGTCAAACCGATCTGATCGTGCGGGGCGATCGCTTGCTCGATCGGGAAGAATCGGAAGTCAGCGTCACCCTAGCAGAAGCATTTAAGCGCGATGGAATTGGATTGCACTTTCATGAGCGCGTGCAACAAGTTCGACATACAGATGGAGTATTTACCCTGAATTTGAGCAATGGCGAAACGCTGGAAGCAGAAGCTTTATTAGTTGCCACCGGACGCAAACCCAATACGGATGCATTGAATGCGGCGGCGGCGGGAATTGAGTTAGATTCACAAGGTTATGTCCAGATTGGCGATCGCTTTCACACGACTAACCCTAATGTCTATGCAATTGGTGATGTTGCCAAACAGCCTGCTTTTACCCATGTGTCCTGGGAAGACTATCGCCGCCTCAAAGCGATTTTGTGTGGCGAGGAGCGCACCAAGAGCGATCGCGTTTTGGGCTATGCGGTTTACACCGAACCCCAGGTAGGGCGAGTTGGCATGACATTGGCAGAGGCAGAACAACAAGGCATCAACGCCCGTGCCGTCACTTTACCAATGGCGCAGATTGCACGGGCAATCGAGTGGGGACAGGATCTAGGCTTTTATCGTATGGTTATCGATCGCGATACTGACAAAATTTTAGGTGCAACCCTAGTAGGTTATGAAACTGCCGAGTTAGTCCACGTCTTCTTGTCGTTGATGGAGGCGGGTGCAAATTGGCAATTGCTAGAGCAATCGGTTCACATTCATCCGACCTACGGTGAGGCGCTGCCGAGTTTAGCGCGGCTGTTGGTTGGCGAGGATATGCCTAGTTGCCCGAATATGTGA
- a CDS encoding aspartate aminotransferase family protein: MKTTALENQSRQQRYLEQFIIRYTERTKTSKQLAQTYRPFLADERGTEDFSFPLKEMTYPIASKRAAGSRMWDVDGNEYIDLVMGLGVNLFGYNPPFIQAALAEQLEQGIQLGSQLEFVGEVAELFCELTRMERVAFSNTGTEAIMTAIRLARTVTGRNKVAIFSHSYHGHSDQTLVQAETVDNNLHSVPIYPGIPPSAAEDILVLDFMHPRSLDAIAVRHQELAAVLVSPIQRQRPDRDPRMFLHQLRQLTAESGIALIFDEVVTGFRLHPGGAQAFFDVAADLAVYGKIVGGGMPIGAVAGKATYMDRIDGGMWNYGDASYPQANQTLFAGTFRKHPLAIAAARAVLHYLKSQGATLQEQLAQRTSQFIAELNAYFATKAVPLRMANFSSIIGPATSGISASFESLMLLNYNLIDRGVLLLPGGGGYLSAAHTDEDIVRIMQVFKDSVEELQNVGLLLQ, translated from the coding sequence ATGAAAACAACAGCCCTAGAAAACCAGTCCCGCCAGCAAAGGTATTTGGAGCAATTCATTATTCGTTACACCGAGCGCACAAAAACATCAAAACAACTGGCGCAGACCTATCGCCCCTTTTTGGCTGACGAGCGAGGAACGGAAGATTTCAGTTTTCCCTTGAAAGAAATGACCTATCCCATCGCCAGCAAACGTGCTGCGGGTTCCAGAATGTGGGATGTCGATGGTAATGAATATATAGATCTCGTCATGGGGTTGGGAGTCAATCTTTTTGGCTACAATCCTCCGTTTATTCAAGCAGCACTAGCAGAGCAGCTAGAACAAGGCATACAACTCGGTTCGCAACTAGAGTTTGTTGGTGAGGTTGCAGAGCTATTTTGCGAACTAACGCGGATGGAACGAGTCGCCTTTAGTAATACAGGCACAGAAGCAATAATGACTGCAATCCGCTTAGCACGAACAGTCACAGGTCGCAACAAAGTTGCAATATTTTCACATTCCTATCACGGACATAGCGATCAAACACTGGTTCAAGCAGAAACGGTAGATAACAATCTGCATTCAGTGCCAATTTATCCAGGTATACCACCCAGTGCTGCCGAGGATATTTTGGTTTTAGATTTTATGCATCCGCGATCGCTCGATGCGATCGCGGTTCGTCACCAAGAATTAGCAGCTGTGTTAGTTAGTCCGATCCAAAGACAAAGACCAGATCGAGATCCCCGCATGTTTCTCCACCAACTCAGGCAATTAACCGCAGAATCGGGAATAGCGTTAATCTTTGATGAAGTCGTAACTGGCTTTCGCCTGCATCCAGGTGGCGCTCAGGCGTTTTTTGACGTGGCAGCAGATCTAGCCGTATATGGAAAAATTGTTGGTGGCGGGATGCCAATCGGAGCCGTTGCTGGTAAGGCTACCTACATGGATCGCATCGATGGTGGGATGTGGAATTATGGAGATGCTTCCTATCCTCAAGCGAATCAGACATTATTTGCGGGGACTTTTCGCAAACATCCACTGGCGATCGCGGCTGCACGAGCTGTCCTTCACTATCTCAAGTCGCAAGGAGCGACTCTGCAAGAGCAATTAGCTCAGCGTACGTCACAATTTATTGCTGAATTGAATGCTTACTTTGCCACAAAAGCAGTACCGCTCCGCATGGCAAATTTCAGCTCGATTATTGGTCCTGCGACTTCGGGAATTTCTGCATCGTTTGAGAGCCTGATGTTGTTGAATTATAACTTAATCGACAGAGGGGTTCTGCTTCTACCTGGAGGAGGAGGGTACTTATCCGCAGCCCATACTGATGAAGATATAGTTCGCATTATGCAGGTTTTTAAGGATAGTGTAGAGGAACTCCAAAATGTAGGTCTGTTGCTTCAGTAG
- a CDS encoding SH3 domain-containing protein: MNGKSSSKKSLALTIPFLTAAVLATPMLSVSAIELRDNTSSRSKSTLASVIGTQIAQRPYSCNQVIAKRGLYVREKPTVYSNAVGIVAYERNVEVAGGITNNWVPISAPLKGYVYADWIGNCQAKAPPPSSCRRVVANRGIPARQEPSSDSKVVGYISSGRRVILTGRGANGWVPISIPFKGYVPSAQLVYCRNFPG; this comes from the coding sequence ATGAATGGGAAAAGTAGCTCAAAAAAATCTTTAGCATTAACAATACCTTTCTTAACGGCAGCAGTTCTTGCCACTCCCATGCTTTCCGTCAGTGCGATTGAGCTGCGGGATAATACGTCTTCTCGCTCAAAAAGTACATTGGCATCTGTAATCGGCACTCAAATAGCACAACGCCCGTATAGTTGCAACCAAGTCATTGCTAAGAGAGGTTTATACGTCCGAGAAAAGCCCACGGTATATAGTAACGCAGTCGGGATCGTTGCTTACGAGCGTAATGTCGAAGTTGCAGGCGGGATTACAAATAACTGGGTGCCAATTTCTGCTCCCTTGAAGGGATATGTCTATGCAGATTGGATTGGGAATTGTCAAGCTAAAGCGCCACCACCGAGCAGTTGCCGTCGAGTCGTTGCCAATCGAGGCATTCCAGCACGACAAGAACCTTCAAGCGATAGCAAGGTAGTCGGTTATATCTCTAGCGGTCGCAGAGTCATATTAACAGGTAGAGGAGCAAATGGTTGGGTGCCAATTTCTATTCCTTTTAAGGGATATGTACCATCAGCTCAACTGGTTTACTGTCGGAATTTTCCTGGCTAG
- a CDS encoding IS4 family transposase codes for MEQAIAKTKVCEQRKRSLPAQLVICLVIAMSLWSRDSMRDVLKNLIDGLSEAWVKVGKYWRVFCKSAITQARQRLSPRVMSQLFHQLVRPMASTDTKGAFLNGLRIVVIDRTCFDLPDSDENARVFGRPSSRPGTQAAFPKLRLVILVEAGTHLIFDALMCPYRIGERVRALRLLRSVSSGMLLMWDRGLHSYAMVQATVTTGSDYLGRIPANVKFLCEEPLADGSYLSWIYPPAKFRSKACQPIQVRVIEYTIGNTDNPEEQLRYRLITSLLELEKFPAQLLAIEYHQRWEVENTIDELKVHLSGRKTHIRSQKPREVVQEVYGWLLGHWAVRLLMFQAAKSAGITPLRLSFTGTLRVIRRAIPKFQRLQSQELPFF; via the coding sequence ATCGAGCAAGCGATCGCTAAAACTAAAGTTTGTGAACAACGTAAACGCTCGTTACCAGCACAATTGGTAATTTGTTTGGTAATTGCGATGAGTCTGTGGTCACGAGATTCGATGAGAGATGTGCTGAAAAACTTAATTGATGGGCTGAGCGAAGCATGGGTGAAAGTGGGGAAATACTGGCGAGTTTTTTGTAAATCAGCAATAACGCAAGCCCGACAACGATTAAGTCCAAGGGTGATGAGTCAATTGTTCCATCAACTGGTGCGACCAATGGCTAGCACCGATACCAAAGGAGCATTTCTCAATGGATTGCGAATTGTGGTAATTGATCGGACTTGCTTCGATCTGCCAGACAGCGATGAAAATGCGAGAGTTTTTGGTCGTCCGAGCAGCCGTCCTGGCACACAAGCCGCATTTCCCAAACTGCGATTAGTCATTTTGGTAGAAGCAGGAACACATTTAATCTTTGATGCATTGATGTGTCCATATCGAATAGGAGAACGAGTGCGGGCATTAAGATTATTACGCTCCGTGAGTTCAGGGATGTTGTTGATGTGGGACAGAGGGTTACATTCTTATGCAATGGTGCAAGCAACTGTCACAACTGGTAGCGATTATTTAGGAAGAATTCCCGCAAATGTCAAGTTTTTGTGCGAAGAACCACTGGCGGATGGTTCTTATCTGAGTTGGATTTATCCACCTGCTAAATTCCGCTCAAAAGCTTGCCAGCCCATACAAGTCCGAGTGATTGAATACACAATTGGTAATACCGACAACCCAGAGGAACAACTAAGATATCGCTTAATTACCAGCTTATTGGAATTGGAGAAATTTCCGGCTCAACTACTGGCGATTGAATATCATCAACGCTGGGAAGTAGAAAATACTATTGATGAACTCAAAGTACATTTATCAGGACGAAAAACTCATATTCGCTCTCAAAAACCGCGTGAAGTTGTGCAGGAAGTTTACGGGTGGTTGTTAGGACACTGGGCTGTGCGGTTATTGATGTTTCAAGCTGCAAAGAGCGCGGGTATCACTCCTTTGCGTCTGAGTTTCACTGGGACATTGCGAGTTATTCGTCGTGCTATCCCGAAATTTCAACGCTTGCAATCACAAGAACTCCCCTTTTTTTAA
- a CDS encoding cupin has translation MTGKDWLVRNDGQCLACDVGSQTEALSHPYRLYRFLTDLEDILDCVSDNRLRLQAIRPLVRKLLTSSSWLQIPTLAPNLETGWEVLTLYDEPFFPLTVQLVAWAPGMTSPIHNHGCWGLVALLSGEEKNTFWQRSPRPEFPDRIEPVGKCLLTPGDILCLMPDAIHHVEAIGDKPTISFNLYGETNYNQRFEFEPAQGIAKHF, from the coding sequence ATGACAGGAAAAGACTGGTTAGTGAGGAACGATGGACAATGCTTGGCTTGTGATGTTGGTTCTCAAACTGAAGCATTATCCCATCCTTATCGGCTCTATCGCTTTTTAACCGATCTAGAAGATATTTTAGACTGCGTTAGCGATAACCGTTTGCGACTCCAGGCAATTCGTCCCCTGGTACGCAAACTATTGACTAGTTCTTCTTGGCTGCAAATTCCTACTCTAGCGCCTAACCTTGAAACAGGCTGGGAGGTATTAACATTATATGACGAACCATTTTTTCCCCTGACGGTACAATTAGTCGCCTGGGCACCTGGCATGACTTCGCCAATTCATAATCATGGCTGTTGGGGACTTGTGGCATTGCTGAGTGGAGAGGAGAAAAACACCTTTTGGCAGCGATCGCCAAGACCAGAATTTCCCGATCGCATCGAACCAGTAGGCAAGTGCCTGCTTACTCCTGGCGACATCCTGTGCTTGATGCCCGATGCCATTCACCATGTCGAAGCGATTGGAGACAAACCAACAATTAGCTTTAATTTATATGGTGAAACCAACTATAACCAAAGGTTTGAGTTTGAACCAGCACAAGGCATAGCGAAACACTTTTAA
- a CDS encoding thioester reductase domain-containing protein, translating to MGKFKSQKSKVKISFSPSSLSSLSSSHSPVRAGFEPRFIDVSRESFAKPAPTTPEFRLYKTGDLARYLPDGNIEFLGRIDRQVKIHGFRIELGEIEAALRQHPAIREAVVVAREDRPDIKHLVAYIVLEKQSAPTTSELREFFQQQLPEYMVPSAFVKLKAMPLLPNGKVDLQALPAAEAIAPETDTFAAPRTTVEKMLAEIWQQILGLEQVGIYNNFFELGGDSILNMQVVAKANQAGLQLTPKQLFENQTIAELAAAVGKHQAISAEQGIVTGRVPLTPIQQRFFAQNLPDSHHWNQSVLLEVRIDPALMRHAVQKLVEYHDALRLRFVRQESVWQQFNADFNGIVPFTQIDLSALSPAEQREAIASAANEIQTSLDLSSGSLIRVAFFDLGASQPSRLLIVIHHLAVDGVSWRILLSDLQTVYQQLSQSETIQLPPKTTAFKHWAERLTDYARSLALQQELEYWLAVSRQQITRLPIDFPDGENTVAQARTVAIALSREETQALLQEVPAAAQTQIGDVLLAALAQALKQWTGANSHLIDLEGHGREAIFDDVDLSRTVGWFTTIFPVLLDLGAEKDLGDTLKTVKQQLRAIPNRGIGYGVLRYLSGSPLGSQAEIQFNYLGQSDQVFQSSLFAPAHESCGSGRSLRGSRAYLLDINGIVAEGQLQLDWTYSEAIHRRATIENLANSFMAVLRQLIAYCQSLKAVGYKPANLPDVVPATSKITAAVLKAEAELDAAIRPDPSFQPTVKPTRIFLTGATGFLGAFLLYELLQQTDAEIYCLVRATNSESGRQKIQNNLVSYLLWHESLSDRVIPVIGDLSQPLLGLADEQFQLLASAIDVIYHNGAAINLVYPYSALKATNVLGTQEVLRLASQTKVKPVHYISTLSVLSANDRAEIRNMRELYECDRHHIPSFGYAQTKWVAEKLVATAHHRGIPACIYRLGRISGDSKTGVCNTNDRLYRTIKGIIQLGYAPDLDTTVDMTPVDYLSKAIVHLSQQEKSRDRVFHLCHPHPWRWFELTNWMRSFGYPLQPIDYNQFQAELLNDKMSPDNPLYPLIPFFSDRDDAESSSSAPASNRNTPEELADIPIACPLIDTQLLNNYFSYLIQSGFLNAPHSNSQLRA from the coding sequence TTGGGAAAATTCAAAAGTCAAAAGTCAAAAGTCAAAATTTCTTTCTCCCCCAGCTCCCTCAGCTCCCTCAGCTCTTCCCACTCCCCTGTACGGGCGGGTTTTGAGCCAAGATTTATTGACGTAAGCCGTGAATCTTTTGCTAAACCCGCCCCTACGACTCCCGAATTCCGCCTCTACAAAACTGGCGATTTGGCTCGTTACCTCCCAGATGGCAATATTGAGTTTCTAGGACGGATCGATCGCCAGGTCAAAATTCATGGTTTCCGAATCGAGCTAGGGGAGATTGAGGCGGCGCTGAGGCAACATCCTGCAATACGGGAGGCTGTAGTTGTAGCGCGAGAAGATAGACCGGACATCAAGCATTTGGTTGCCTATATCGTACTGGAAAAACAGTCTGCTCCTACAACTAGCGAATTACGAGAATTTTTCCAGCAGCAATTGCCCGAGTACATGGTTCCGTCAGCTTTCGTCAAACTGAAAGCAATGCCGCTTTTACCCAATGGTAAGGTGGATCTTCAAGCACTGCCAGCAGCAGAGGCGATCGCACCGGAAACAGATACGTTTGCCGCACCCCGCACCACTGTTGAGAAAATGCTGGCTGAGATTTGGCAGCAGATTCTCGGATTGGAGCAGGTAGGAATCTACAATAACTTTTTTGAGTTGGGCGGAGATTCTATCTTAAATATGCAGGTGGTTGCTAAAGCTAACCAAGCGGGATTGCAACTGACCCCGAAACAACTGTTTGAAAATCAAACAATTGCCGAATTAGCAGCAGCAGTTGGCAAACACCAAGCGATCTCAGCCGAACAGGGAATCGTGACGGGTCGAGTTCCCCTAACTCCGATTCAACAGCGATTTTTTGCGCAAAATCTGCCTGACTCACACCATTGGAATCAATCCGTTTTGCTGGAAGTGAGAATCGACCCAGCACTGATGAGACACGCAGTGCAGAAATTAGTTGAGTATCACGACGCTCTCCGGTTGCGCTTCGTTCGCCAAGAGTCCGTTTGGCAGCAGTTTAACGCTGACTTTAACGGAATAGTGCCGTTTACCCAAATCGATTTGTCAGCATTGTCACCCGCAGAACAAAGAGAAGCGATCGCCTCTGCTGCCAACGAGATCCAAACTAGCCTAGATCTATCATCGGGTTCCCTAATCCGGGTAGCTTTTTTCGATCTAGGTGCTAGTCAGCCTAGCCGCTTGCTGATAGTCATTCACCATTTAGCCGTTGATGGTGTGTCGTGGCGCATATTACTCTCAGACCTCCAGACTGTTTACCAACAGCTTAGCCAGAGTGAGACAATCCAGCTACCACCCAAAACCACTGCGTTCAAACATTGGGCGGAGCGATTGACAGATTACGCGCGATCGCTAGCACTGCAACAAGAACTAGAATACTGGCTCGCAGTATCTCGGCAACAAATAACTCGCCTACCGATCGATTTTCCTGACGGCGAGAACACGGTAGCTCAGGCTCGTACTGTCGCGATCGCTTTGAGTCGCGAGGAAACCCAAGCTTTATTGCAGGAAGTACCAGCAGCCGCTCAAACCCAAATTGGTGATGTGTTGCTGGCAGCACTAGCGCAAGCTTTGAAACAGTGGACGGGCGCAAACTCACACCTCATCGATTTAGAGGGACACGGCAGGGAAGCAATTTTTGACGATGTAGACTTATCGCGCACCGTAGGCTGGTTTACTACCATCTTTCCAGTCTTGCTGGACTTAGGGGCAGAGAAAGATCTAGGGGATACCTTAAAAACAGTCAAACAACAACTGCGAGCTATTCCCAATCGCGGGATTGGTTATGGCGTGCTGCGCTACCTCAGTGGCTCGCCACTAGGATCTCAAGCGGAGATCCAATTTAACTATCTGGGACAGTCCGACCAAGTATTTCAATCGTCTCTGTTTGCCCCAGCCCATGAGTCTTGCGGCTCGGGACGCAGCCTGCGGGGAAGCAGAGCCTATTTACTAGATATTAACGGCATTGTGGCTGAAGGTCAGTTGCAACTGGATTGGACTTACAGCGAAGCAATTCATCGCCGAGCCACAATTGAAAATTTGGCAAATAGTTTTATGGCAGTGCTGCGCCAGCTCATCGCCTATTGTCAGTCCCTTAAAGCTGTAGGATACAAACCTGCTAACTTACCGGACGTAGTACCTGCTACTAGTAAAATAACTGCTGCCGTGTTAAAGGCTGAGGCTGAACTCGATGCCGCAATTCGTCCCGATCCATCTTTTCAACCTACAGTTAAACCAACTCGGATCTTTTTAACTGGAGCGACAGGATTTCTAGGAGCTTTTTTACTCTACGAGTTGCTACAGCAGACTGATGCTGAGATTTATTGCTTGGTACGTGCTACCAATTCTGAATCAGGCAGACAGAAGATTCAAAACAATTTGGTATCCTATTTGCTTTGGCATGAGTCTTTAAGCGATCGCGTCATCCCTGTTATCGGAGATCTATCGCAACCACTTTTAGGTCTTGCTGACGAGCAGTTTCAATTGCTGGCAAGTGCGATCGATGTCATTTATCACAATGGCGCGGCGATTAATTTGGTTTATCCCTACTCTGCCCTTAAAGCAACTAACGTGCTGGGAACTCAGGAAGTTTTGCGACTGGCAAGCCAAACCAAAGTCAAGCCAGTACACTACATTTCAACTCTCAGCGTGTTGTCCGCCAACGATCGCGCTGAAATTAGAAACATGCGAGAACTGTACGAGTGCGATCGCCACCATATACCGTCTTTTGGCTACGCTCAAACGAAATGGGTGGCAGAAAAGTTAGTTGCAACTGCCCATCACCGAGGTATTCCGGCTTGCATTTACCGCTTAGGACGGATTTCGGGGGATAGCAAAACGGGTGTCTGTAATACCAACGATCGCCTGTACAGAACGATCAAAGGTATTATCCAACTGGGATACGCGCCCGATCTCGATACAACCGTAGACATGACTCCTGTAGATTATCTCAGCAAAGCGATCGTTCATTTATCGCAGCAGGAAAAATCTCGCGATCGCGTATTTCACCTCTGTCATCCCCATCCCTGGCGCTGGTTCGAGCTAACTAACTGGATGCGATCGTTTGGCTATCCACTTCAACCAATTGATTACAACCAGTTTCAAGCAGAGCTACTTAACGACAAAATGTCCCCAGACAATCCACTATATCCACTCATACCTTTTTTTAGCGATCGCGACGACGCAGAATCTTCTAGCTCAGCTCCAGCATCCAATCGAAACACACCGGAGGAACTTGCAGACATCCCGATTGCGTGTCCGCTCATAGATACCCAGTTACTCAATAACTACTTTTCATACCTCATTCAAAGCGGTTTTCTCAATGCTCCTCATAGCAATTCTCAACTGCGTGCGTGA
- a CDS encoding response regulator transcription factor, translating into MSDRILLVEDDPKLAEFIATELSLEGYEVTIATNGMDGLTIARDAQPDLLILDWMLPGISGLDLCLRLRKTGIEVPIIILTAKDEIPDRVAGLNAGADDYVTKPFSIEELLARVKARLRRTHPEETNVLVFEDLTLNTLTREVYRGTQLIELTAKEFDLLQLLLRHPCQVITRERILEQVWGYDFMGESNIIEVYIRALRVKLEASIPKRLVHTIRGVGYVLREYA; encoded by the coding sequence ATGAGCGACCGCATTCTCCTGGTAGAAGATGACCCCAAACTAGCTGAATTCATCGCCACAGAACTCAGTTTGGAAGGGTATGAAGTTACCATTGCTACCAATGGAATGGATGGACTGACAATAGCTCGTGATGCTCAACCCGATTTATTAATTTTAGACTGGATGCTTCCAGGTATTTCTGGATTAGATCTGTGTTTACGGCTGAGAAAAACAGGGATTGAAGTTCCTATCATTATATTAACGGCGAAAGATGAGATACCAGACCGCGTTGCTGGATTAAATGCTGGAGCCGATGACTATGTGACTAAGCCTTTTAGCATAGAAGAACTCCTGGCAAGAGTGAAAGCTCGCTTGCGTCGCACTCACCCTGAAGAGACAAATGTGTTGGTTTTTGAAGACCTGACTTTGAATACTCTCACCCGCGAAGTCTATCGGGGTACTCAACTGATTGAATTAACTGCCAAAGAATTCGACCTATTGCAGCTATTACTCCGCCATCCCTGTCAAGTGATTACCCGCGAGCGAATTCTCGAACAGGTTTGGGGCTATGATTTTATGGGCGAGTCAAATATCATTGAAGTCTATATTCGTGCCTTACGAGTTAAGTTAGAGGCAAGCATCCCAAAACGCTTGGTACATACGATTCGAGGAGTTGGTTACGTGTTGCGAGAGTATGCTTAA